The region TATACGCCTTTAGAAATTGCTAAACAGATTAAAGCCTTACAGGATAATGGCTTCACAGAATATATTTTGTGGAACAATGAAGCTAGTTATAGTCAAAACATTTTTCAAGAGTTAGGCAATTTGCAAGCCAATAAAGTACCAACTTCAACGACGATTAGCGAACACTAACTTGGATATGTTGACATCTGCCTGTAATCATTTCTTTAAATAGATGTCATATGGCTGCCTTGACTGTCAGCTAATATTTATCATGACAAGTTATCTATTGCAGAATTAGAGGTAGAATCTATGGAATATACACGTGAATCAATCAGGCTGTTTGCGCAAAGTTATAAATTGATTACAGTGTATAAGGGTGTATTGGCTAATAAAGTTGGGCATAGCTTGTGCAAGTTCCTTGATTTACTGGCAGAGACAGAAGATCCAGATATGCGCTTGTTAGATGCTTATTGTGAGTTTTTTGCTAATTTAGCCAAAGAGCGGGCTGATGTCAGCTTGGCAGGTTACTTGATTGAGCAGATATTATTGGATATGAATACATTTACCCAGAATCCAATTGCAGCCTCTAACTATATTTCTGATGCAATTTTGACTGACTTGGAGTGCTTACAAGCAATTTGCACGATCAACGCTGAAGCTTTGCGTGATTATCTGCGTTCGCTTTATATTTTGACAGCCCATGAAGAGTTTTTACCTTTAGTCAGTCGCTTACCACTCTTTTTTAGTGAAGTTAATGATTTGGACAAAGTTGGCAAAGATGACGGCAGTTTACAGACTTGGTGTTTGCTTTATAAGTCACTTATTTTTGCGTTAGACAAGCGGGAAGATTTTGTTGGTATGTTGCCACGTTTGCGTAAATTCCACGAAACATCTGGCGCTGGCCTCTTTTGCCGCTATAAAGCTGCTTACTTTAATCAAAATGTGCATGTTTTGCCAGCTGCTTATTATCCCAAAGATACAGAATTTTTCGATTATAATGGCATTTGCGTTAAGGTTATTGAAAACACGGCTCGCTTTATTGTGCATGGTGAAAGTCATAATATTGTCTTGGCAGGTCCAGCTTGCTTAGGCAAAACTACGACTTTGTGCTTGTTGCCAGAACAATTTGTGAAGGCTGGTTATCGCTATTTAGAATTATGTGCTAATCAGAATTGGACGGAAGAAAGTTGGCAAAACTTGTTCGCATTTTTGGATTTACATGCCAAAAGTAATTTGAAAATCGTGTTAGCTATTTTGCGTTTAGGCACCTGTGTTCCAACAAAACTGAACAATTCAAGCTTAGCTGTGCGAGGTGCAAGCAGTTTCGATCAACGTTTGGAAATTTTCAGCCATGTTTGTCAGTATCGCTTGCCTAAAAATTGCCTGATTTATGCTAGTTATGACGGATCTTTGCAAGCTTTGTCCAAACAATTACCGTTCTTGCATCGCTATTTCCAAGTGCCGCTTGAATTTAAGTTACCTAATCGGGAAGAATATTTAGCATCTGTTTATGCCTTTGCTAAATTATCTAATTTTGCAGTTGATGATCCTAAATTGACAGAGGCAGCTTTGACGTATGCCAAGCAAAAGCAAGCGTATGACCTTGATGTGGCGCGCGATTTCATTGAAGTTTGGCGCTGTATGCAAAATGATGAAATGACTTTGACTTATGATAAAGTTCAGTCAGCAAGTGAAACTAATAGTTCTACTCCAACTTGATTAGTTTTTAGGATTTTTGCAGGACTTGTTAGAAGCTGTATAATACGGCATAATTTGGAGACGAAAAAGGAATATAGATTAATATGTCAATTATTGAAGAAGTAAAGCGGCGTCGTACGTTTGCGATTATTTCGCACCCGGATGCTGGTAAAACAACTATGACGGAGAAGTTATTGCTCTATGGTGGAGCAATTCACCAGGCAGGTAGCGTCAAGGCTCGAAAGGCTCAGACACATGCTACGAGTGACTGGATGGAGATTGAGAAGCAACGTGGTATCTCTGTAACTAGCTCAGTCATGCAATTTAATTACAATGGTTTTTGCATTAATATCCTTGACACGCCAGGTCACCAAGACTTCTCAGAAGATACTTATCGCACTTTGTGTGCAGCTGATGCAGCAGTCATGTTGATTGATGGTGCCAAGGGCGTTGAGCCGCAGACAATCAAATTGTTCAAAGTTTGTCGCATGCGTGGACTACCAATTTTCACTTTTATCAACAAAATGGATAGAGCTTCTAGGCCACCTCTAGATTTGATTGATGAGATTGAAAAGGTGCTAGGCATCAAGTCTTATGTTATGAACTGGCCAATTGGTATTCATGGCGATTTCAAAGGTGTTTACAATCGTCAGGCCAAACAAGTGGAACTTTACCAAAAAGGCCAAGACCACGGTGCCAAGAAAGCTGCACTGACAGTAACTAGCTTAGAGGATGAGGCTTTAGCTGAAAAAATTGGGCCGAGTTATCAAGCAGAATTACAGCAAGATATTGAACTGTTAGATGAAGTTGGCGAGAGCTTTGATTTGGAGAAAGTTAGAGCTGGTTTGTTGACACCTTTATACTTTGGTAGTGCGATTACTAACTTTGGTGTTGAAACATTCTTGCGCAGCTTCTTGGAGTTAGCTCCTTCACCTTTGCCTAAGATGAGTAATGAGGGCTTGGTGCAACCTACGGATGCTGATTTTTCAGCCTTTGTCTTTAAAATTCAAGCCAATATGAACCCAGGTCATCGTGACCGTCTCGCTTTTATGCGCATCTGTTCTGGTCAATTTACCCCGAATATGGAGGTAAAGTTGCAGCGCACAGGCAAGATTTTAAGAATTGTGCAACCGCAGCAGTTTATGGCTCAGGAGCATAAGGCTGTTTCCGAAGCATACGCTGGCGATATTATCGGTGTCTTTGACCCAGGTAACTATCGCATCGCTGATACAGTTACTTTGAAGAATGAGTCTTTTAGCTTCGGGGACATTCCAGTCTTCCCAGCTGAACACTTTGCACGTATCAGCCCAGTTGATTCTCTTAAGCGTAAAGCTTTTGTGAGCGGTATTCATCAGTTGGCGCAAGAAGGTGCAATTCAAATTTACAAAGAGTATGGCATTGGTACAGAAACATACGTTTGTGGTGTGGTTGGCGTTTTGCAGTTAGATGTTTTGGAAGTACGTCTGCAAAATGAATACAATGTTGCTATTCGTAGGCAGATGCTGAATTATCATATTGCAAGTTGGGTCGATCAGTCTGAGGGTGAGGTTGACTTGGATACTTTGAATTTGACCTCTACAACTATGAAAGTCTTAGATCAGGATGAGCAGCCGGTTTTGCTGTTTGAAAGTAAGTGGGCACAAGATTGGGCGCTTGAGAAAAATCCTAAGCTTAAGCTTTTAAGCATACGTGAGAAATAAGCTTAGCAATTAATTATGATTTTAAGTGTCAGCCTTTCGCTGGCACTTTATTTATGCTTTTTTAATTTTTTCAACCAATCTACATAACTATTTAGATCTGGGAGAATACAATATTCACTGAAAGCTGCTTTCAACAAAGGTTGATATTCAGCGCGGGTAAAACGTTCATCAAATAGCATGATTTCGCCCTTGTCTGTTTCAGTTCTAATCAGGCGGCCACAGGCTTGCACGATTTTGTTGAAACTAGGGTACAGCTGGGTGAAAAGATAGGCAGGGTCAGAAGGTAGCTGTGAGTTTGCTTTTTGCATAGCTGGTGCTTCTTCATAATAATCAGCCATGAGAATTTGGTTATCGTCAGAGGGAAAGTTAGATTCCCTTCGATAATTTTCGGCAAAATAAGCTTGCTGCAAACTTAACAAATCAGATTTGGCTGGATAACTGACACTGATGATAGCAATGCCTGTGATACTAGCACCTGGCAGGTCTAAGCCCTCGCTATAACTGCTTTGTAAGACAGCCAAGGCTAAAAGTGGTCGCTTATCACTTGTATCTTTGAGAGTATTTATGAAAGCTTGTTTAGCTTTTAAGCTGGCTTTCGCCATTTGGCTAATCAGGTTATAGCCTGAACTTGGCCAGATTTGGCTAAGAGCTTGCTGTAATTTTGCTGCATAGCGATAAGATGGCGCAAAGACTAAAAGATGGCCACCAATTTGCTTGAGGTAGGCTAGCAAGGATTTAGCAATCAATTTGGCATTAAAATCGCGATTCTGATAAGTTAAATTAGCGTAACTCAAGATAGCTACTTTACGATTTTCAACTGGAAAAGGCGACTTAGCAGCCGTGCTGTTAATTTGTGCATTTGGCTCTGAAAATAATTGTTCGTAATAATCTAATGGCAGTAAGGTGGCAGAGAAAAAGATCTTTCCAGCATTGCTAGGCAGACTTTGACGCAAAAGCGGCATAGCATCGAGGCAGTGAATGGCTAGGCTGGCATATGGTTTTGAACCTTGCTTACGCCAATGAAAGCTACCTATGAAACTAGGCTGATAATTGCTCAATAAATAATTTAAGCGCTTGAGCTTGGTCAAGTTATCCCTTAATTCTCTTAATTCAGCATAGCTTGAAACTAACTGACTTTGCTCAGATTTAACAAATTCAGTGAATTTCGCTATAAAGTTAGTCAAGAGTTTGCCTAACTTAGGCCAGCTTTGGCGAGTATAAAGGTTAGAAGTATTTTCCGTTTGGCTGACGATAATTTCAGCTTCTTCAAGATTGAGTAATTTGCTAATTGCCTTTTTGTCTACGCCATTTGCTGCTAGGCAGAGTTTAGTAAGTTCTTTGAAATTATTAGCTAAATTATTTGTAAGTTGCTTAAGCTCAATTAAATTCGCTTTATTTTGTTCGCTTATCGTAAATTGCTTGCTTGTTAAAATATAAGCATCTAGCATTTTTGCGTAGCTGATGAAGTCTTGTAAACTTAACGTAACTTGGAACATCTCCTTGCCTCGAGCTGGTAGATTGTGTGCCTCGTCAAAGAGCAAGGCTAATGGCCCTTCAGCCTTTTTCAGGGAACTTAACTGTTGCAAAGGGTCGAACAGGTAATTGTAATCAAGGATTAAGAGGTCCATATAATTAGCTAATTCCATCTGTAAGAGATAAGGGCAGAGCTTGTATTGATTCGCCCATGTCTGAAGCGTAGCAAAATCAATGTGACCGTTAAAAGTGCGAAGTAAAGTTTCTACTGTTTGCTTAATTGTCAGCTTATTGTAGTTCAAATAACAGAAATCGTGTTGCTTACAGCAACGTTCGCTGCTGTATAGAGTTTGCGACCAAAACTGTAACTGATTTAACTTGCGTAATTCATTTAGAAAATTGGCAGGTAAATCGCGTTGACTTTCCTGATTGGTGAAATAATAGATGCGCTTGATTTTGTCTTTGGCTAAGCAGGCTAAAGCCGGCGTTAAGCAGACAAAAGTTTTGCCAAAGCCAGTTGGGGCGTTGAGAAGATAGGTTGTTTTATCTATGAGAGCAGCGGTAATTTCTTGTAATAAGTCTTTTTGCCCAGGGCGTAATTTGGCATAAGGCAGCTTTAACTTGTGCAAACTCAAGTTGCGCAAATAAACATGTTCCTTATAAATTGTTTTGAATGAACGATCAGATTCTTGCATGTCCTTATTTTAACATAGCAGGCTTGCCTGAAAGCTTAATTAAGCATGCCTTATTTGTCAATTCACTATGCTACTTTGTTTTAGAATAGGCAGAGCTAGTCTACCTAGTTCAGCCAAATTATGCTAAAATATGTGACGTGCTACACGTTGTAGCTCTTTTTATCTGCTTTTATTCGGTATAATAGATGAAACTGTTATGCTGAAACAGAGTCAGTGATGCGGATATGGTGGAATTGGTAGACACGCTAGTTTCAGGTATTAGTGATGAAAGTCATGCAGGTTCGAGTCCTGTTATCCGCATTATTTTCTTTTATTCCGCTTAACATGTTAGCTATGAGCTGAAATATCCATTTGGACCAAATTGGGAGGGATTATGAAAGTTAGTGTTGCTTATTATAGCGAGACTGGAAATACACAAGAACTAGCTGATATGCTTACAGCAGCTTTGCAGACAGAAGGAGCTGAGGTGTATGAGACAGCTGTTTCTGATGTGGATAGTAGCGAATTTTTAGATAGCGATTTGCTCGTTTTTGCTACTCCAGCAACTGGTACAGAGGAGATTGATCAGATCGAGATGCAAGCTTTTATCGATGATATTGCCTCTCAGTTATCAGGTCGTAAGGTTTTCCTATGTGGAACATTCGGTTGGGGCGATGGTGAATACATGCAAGCTTGGCAAGAAGCGATGGCCGACTTAGGCTGTCAGTTTGCGCATGAACCTTTTACTTGCTTAGAAAGTCCAGATGACGAAGCGGAAGATAAGCTTGCGGAGATTGCCAAGGAACTTTTCCGCTCAATCTGAATGTAATTTTTTAGTTGTTAAGTGGGGAAACTATGCCAAAGCCACAGCCTGAGATGAGACGTTACATACTATTTTTGAGCTGTATCTTCTATCTATTACCGCTGATGATTATTAATACGAGTATGGCGATGCTTATTTTGCTCGTAGTTACCCCACTTTTAACCTTTTTGATAGTGCTATATTATGGCCTGAAACAAGGTTTTAGTTTATGGTTGATTCTACTCACAGGCCTTTTGTTTGTTCCAACAATTTTCATATTTTATAACGACTCAGCGCTTATTTATGTTTTGCTTTATACAGGCATTGCTTTGATTGGAAATGGCATTGGCAGCCTTTTTGCTAAATTCAAACGTTAGTTGATTGCGTTTTTTTCACTCAAAACTATTTAGCTGTTTGGGCATAGACAAATCTTTAGACTTAATTAAGTTTCGTAAGCATATCTATCTCTACAATGGAATTATCACAGTTGTTGAGGAGTGTTTACGTGATGAAAGAAGTAATTGCTAGTTTAGAGCATGTTTGTAAATATTATGGTCAAAAAAATAATATAGTCAGAGCTTTGGACGATGTCAGCCTTGAATTATACAAAAGCGAATTTACCGCCATTGTCGGTGCGTCTGGTTCTGGCAAATCGACATTACTCCATTGCTTAGTTGGCTTAGATAACATTACGAGTGGCAAAATTGTCGTAGCTGGTAAGGCGTTAGTTGGAATGAATGATAGTAGCTTGACGAAGTTTAGACGGGAACACGTCGGCTTTGTTTTCCAAGCTTTTAATTTGTTGCCGAGTCTTAATGTTGAAGAAAATATTTTATTGCCTTTACTTTTAGCACATCGCAAATTTGATAAAGTTAAAGTCAAAGAAGTTGCTGAGCTTTTAGGCTTAGAGGAGCGCTTAAAGCATTTGCCGTCTGAGCTTTCAGGTGGTCAACAGCAAAGAGTGGCTTTAGCTAGAGCTTTAATCATGCAGAATGATATTTTAGTTTGCGATGAGCCAACAGGTAACCTGGATACTAAGAGTAGTAGCGAAGTTATGCATCTTTTACGTAGCGCTGTCGATGAGTTGAAACAGACAGTGATTGTAGTTACGCATGATCGCAAAATAGCTGCTATGGCTGATAGAGTCATAGCTATATCAGATGGCAAGGTCTATCGCGATTTTGAATACCCAGAGCAAGCTGAGTTAGCTGAGGTGATCTGATGAATTTCCTTGTACGTTCTTATTTACAAAAACATCGTCAACAATATCTGGCCGCTAGTTTGGCAATTTTGATAAGCTCCATGTTCATGGCGGCAGCTGCTTGTTTTGGCAATGCTTTAATCTATGCTTTATCTTTTGAGCAACATATTATGAGCGAAGGTAGTGACTTGATTTTGGCTAACCAATCTTTTGAGCGTTTCAAAGATGCGGAACTTAATATCGAAAATGCTGCTTATTACCGTGAACTTAGTAAGTCCATTTTGACAGATAAGACAATTGAAGCTGCTAAGCGTGATATGTTGGGGCAATATTTCCGTGAATTAGCTGATTATTTTCAGGCAGAGGATAGTGAAAAGAAAAATATAAAAGCACCAAATATGCCAGAGAATGAAGACAAAGCGTTAGATAAATATTTCTCAGACAATTATTTGTTCAAACAGCAGCAAAAAGCAATTCTAAAAGCAGTGTCCAATATTAAGACGATATCGCCTTATTACTATTCTAAATATTGTTTAATTACAGCTGGTAAGTATAAGATGCACGCTTCGTTCAATTATATATTGGAGCAAGCTGACTTTTATCGTCCGACACTTTTAGCTGGCACATATCCTAAACAAGCTTCAGATGTAATTCTGACGACTGATAGTATGAAAGAATTAAAGGCAGAGCTTGGCGATAAAGTTAGCGTAAAAGTATCTGACAAGGAGCTTGAATGTACAATCGTAGGTGTCGTTGCCCAAGACTTTTATCATCGGACACCTAAAGCGCCTAAATTTTATGTTGCGCCAAGTTTTGCGATAGATAAATCTCAAAATGTGCAGGCTTACCGTATCTTGCTAAAAGATAAGCAGGCTGAAAGTCAAACTTTAAGTGAGTTAAAACAATATGTGGAGAAGCATTGCCTTCTGCCTAGTGGCTGGACTTTGCTAAATAAAGCCACTTATCTTAAATATCGCTTAGAATCTGGAAACAGTTTCAAGTTAGGTTTACATTTGAGCATCGCAATTTTCCCGATTTTAACATTGTTAGTTTGCTTCACAATTGTCTCTTCAACTTTTACAGTTATTTTAGCTAGGAGACGGCGAGAACAGGGTTTGTTACGCTGCATCGGTGCAACAAGCAAACAGTTGGTGCGTTACAGCTTGTTGGAGTGCCTGATTGTTGGCTTCCTTTCAAGTTCCTTAGGCGTTTTGTTAGCTTATATTTTGACCTTTGGCTTAAGTGTTAAATTTAATGTATTGGCTTCTTATGCCGTTGCATGGCAGGTTTTAGGACCATGGCCAGCTATTTTGACAGTCTTAGCAGTTACGTTAATTACAGTTTTAGCCGGCTTACGTCCATCTGTTGAGAGCAGTAAAATTTCACCGATAAGTGCTTTACAGGGCCTTAACTATGAAAAACGGAAACATACTTTGCGCCTGATAATTCGCTTATTATTTGGCATTATTTGCCTTATTGCAGCTAGTGCCTGCTTTGGCTTAGCCTTTTATCTCCATCTGCATGAAAAGACTGATGCAGTTAATGCTGCGTATGCTATGCCAGCTTTAGTCTTGGGTGCAACCTTATATCTGGCAACCATCCTTGCTTTGGGCAAATTCTTTTTGGCTAAGATTGCGGCAATTTGTTTAAAACCGTGGCAAAAAGCGTCAATCGTAGTGCGCATGAGCATCAATAACTTATTAAGAAATAAAGAGCGAAACAGTGCGACAATGTCAACCTTGGTCTTAGGTGTCATCATGATTTTGACTACCTTGATTGGAGCAGCTTCCTTGGAAGCTAGTGTTTATACGGGTGTAAAAGCTAAGATGCCGATAGATTTGGCAGTTATGGCTGATTCGTTCGCTGACACAATCGAGACTGAGTTTAGTGAAAACCTATCTAACTTGCCAGGCGTGGAGAAAGTTGTGAAATGGCCAGCCTTTAAAGCACCTACAAGCATACAAATTGAGGGCGAAACTAAAGATTTAATGGAAGAGATTGACAAGAAATCAGCTTATATACTTGCACGCCCTTATGAATTAGCAGATATAAATTTGGCGAACTTATATGCGTTAAAAGAAGATGAGATTTTGTTGCCGAAGTATTCAGAGCTTAATCAGCATGGTAAGGTTAATTTGGCTGGGAAAACCTTGTGCCTAAATTATGGCGATCAACATTATAAGCTGAAAGCAAAAGTTATCATTGATGCAGATAGACAAGTTTCGTTACCATTTGCCACAATTGGTATCGTTCATCCTAAATTTGCCGCTAAATTGGAAAAAAGCGGACTTTCCAGGCAGATTGCGATGCTCTTTGGTCAATTGCAGACGAACAAAGTATTTTTACAGCAGGAATTGGTTGCAGAAATTCAGCGCTTAACCAATCGTGATACGATGCAATTAGCCGGTAATGTCTTTTTCTTAGCGCTTGTAACTCAGATTTTGCAAGTGATTAAGCTTATTTTGGTCAGTCTAATTACAATCGTAGCTGTCGTATCATTAATTGGTGTGGCAAACACATTGAACCTTTCTGTGCTTGAAAGGCGTCATGAAACAGCACTATTAAGAGCAATTGGCTTTACAAAGGAACAAGTGAAAAGGATGCTCTTAGTTGAGGGCTTGAGCTTAGGCATTGTTTCATTAGTGCTTGGTGCGTTTATCGCTTTTGCTTTTGCCATTTTTGGCCTGCATGTTTTACCTTTAGGTGAGATTGTAGCCAAAGAAAGCTATCGTATTGTCATTCCATGGCTAGAGTGTGGAGCCTTTTCGCTGTTTGTCATTACCTTAGTTTATATAGCTACCTTGATTCCAAGTAAGTTAGCTAGCCGAGCTAGTGTCATTGCTGACCTTGCCTCTAGTCAAGAATAAGCAAAAATTTTGCTGAGCCTACCTCTTTTGGTAGGCTTTTTTTTAGACGGCAAATTTTGCGTTTAGCAATTTACATAGTTAATAATTTGCCACCTGCTAACCCATATATGCATGGCAAATTGGTATTTATGCTTGCATTTTTCAAGTGCCGAGTGCTTAAATTTGTGCAGCTTTATAGACCTCTATTTGTGTGATATAGAGCACATTATCACGTTTTTTGTGCATAGTGCATGAAAAAATCTTAGTAATTTAGGCAACCTTGATTTTTGTGAGAAACTTTTGTATATTTTAGATAAATAAATAGTTATAAATGCTATGAGATCGTTTAACGATTGAAAGGGGAGAAAGTAATGAAAAAGTTATTTTCAGTATTACTAGCTAGCTCAATGATGCTCGGCTTAGTAGCTTGCGCACCTAAGCAAGAGACTAAACCAGCTGCCAAAGAGACAAAAGCTGAGGCCAAAAAGAATGACAAGAAAGCTGATGAAACAAAGGCAGAAGCTACAAAGGTCACAGGTCAGAAGTATAGTTTGAAACTCTGGGGTTCACAGGATGACCAAGAGTTCTTGAAAGAGCGTGTTAAAGCTTTCCAAGAAGCTAACAAAGACAATGAATATGACATTCAATTGGGTGTTGTTGGTGAGCCTGATGCTCAGACAAAGGTATTGGAAGACGTTGATGCAGCTGCTGATGTCTTTGCTTATCCTAACGATCAGATGAGAGGCTTAGTTGAGGCTAAGGCTTTGTACAAAATTTCTCGTCCTGATGATTTGAAGCAAATCAAAGAAGAAGGCACAGGTCTTGAGGCCTTCACAATGGGTGAGAATGTTTATGGCTTCCCATTTGCTGCAGATAATGGTTACTTCTTGTACTATGATAGCCGCTTCTTCAGCGCTGACGATGTCAAGGATTTGGATAAGATGCTCGAGAAAGCAAAGGCTGCTAACAAGAAAGTTGGCATGGATATTTCCAATGGTTGGTATATCGCTTCCTTCTTCTTGGCTAATGGCGGTAAGTTCGAAGTTGACAAAGACGGTATCCAAAAGGTTAACTTCAATGATGAAAACGGCGTTGCAGCCGGCGAAGCTATCAAGGCTTTCACAGCTAACGAAGCTTTCATGACAGGTACAGATGATGAGTTCAAGGCTGCTTTGAAGGACGGCAAATTGGTTGCTTTCGTTTCTGGTACATGGAACGCTGCTGACGTTAAGGGCATTTTAGGCGAAGGCTATGCTGCAACTAAGTTGCCAGAAGCTACAATCGCTGGCCAGAAGAAACAATTAGGTTCATTCGCTGGTTACAAGGGTTATGGCGTTAATGCTCATACAAAGAGCCCAGTGGCAGCTATGGATCTAGCTCGTTTCTTGACAAGTGAAGAGTCTCAGGCTAAACGTTTTGAAATGCGTCAAACAGGCCCAGCTAACAAGAAGGTAGCTGCTAGTGAAGCTGTTAAGAAGGATGTTGCTTTGGCAGCATTGATCGCTCAACAACCATTCGCTGTATCACAAAATGATGTTTTGGGCACATATTGGGGTCCAGCTGAAGCTTTCGGTACAACAATGGAAGCTAAGGATTACAGCAAGAGCGTTAAGGAATTACTTGATGAGATGGTAAAACAAATTCAAGTTAAGCAAGAAGCTAAAAAATGAGGCTTAGTTGCCGAGACGAGAGGTGGGCTCATTAGTGAGCCTGCCTTTCTTTATTAAAGGGGACAGTATGAGTAATTACATTAATAAGTTTAAGGCAACACTTGCAAAGCTTTTCCATGCAGTGGCTGCCTTTTTTGTTAATTACGTTACATTTTTTGTAAAAGGCGATTATAAGACTCGTCTGTCTTATATCGTGATGGGTGCAGGCAGCTTCCTTAATCATCAAGTTGTACATGGCCTAGCTTATTTATGCTTTGAGGTTGCTTTCATTGCTTATATGGTTAATGATGGCTTCTATTTCATTCGTAT is a window of Amygdalobacter nucleatus DNA encoding:
- a CDS encoding peptide chain release factor 3, producing MSIIEEVKRRRTFAIISHPDAGKTTMTEKLLLYGGAIHQAGSVKARKAQTHATSDWMEIEKQRGISVTSSVMQFNYNGFCINILDTPGHQDFSEDTYRTLCAADAAVMLIDGAKGVEPQTIKLFKVCRMRGLPIFTFINKMDRASRPPLDLIDEIEKVLGIKSYVMNWPIGIHGDFKGVYNRQAKQVELYQKGQDHGAKKAALTVTSLEDEALAEKIGPSYQAELQQDIELLDEVGESFDLEKVRAGLLTPLYFGSAITNFGVETFLRSFLELAPSPLPKMSNEGLVQPTDADFSAFVFKIQANMNPGHRDRLAFMRICSGQFTPNMEVKLQRTGKILRIVQPQQFMAQEHKAVSEAYAGDIIGVFDPGNYRIADTVTLKNESFSFGDIPVFPAEHFARISPVDSLKRKAFVSGIHQLAQEGAIQIYKEYGIGTETYVCGVVGVLQLDVLEVRLQNEYNVAIRRQMLNYHIASWVDQSEGEVDLDTLNLTSTTMKVLDQDEQPVLLFESKWAQDWALEKNPKLKLLSIREK
- a CDS encoding ATP-dependent DNA helicase — its product is MQESDRSFKTIYKEHVYLRNLSLHKLKLPYAKLRPGQKDLLQEITAALIDKTTYLLNAPTGFGKTFVCLTPALACLAKDKIKRIYYFTNQESQRDLPANFLNELRKLNQLQFWSQTLYSSERCCKQHDFCYLNYNKLTIKQTVETLLRTFNGHIDFATLQTWANQYKLCPYLLQMELANYMDLLILDYNYLFDPLQQLSSLKKAEGPLALLFDEAHNLPARGKEMFQVTLSLQDFISYAKMLDAYILTSKQFTISEQNKANLIELKQLTNNLANNFKELTKLCLAANGVDKKAISKLLNLEEAEIIVSQTENTSNLYTRQSWPKLGKLLTNFIAKFTEFVKSEQSQLVSSYAELRELRDNLTKLKRLNYLLSNYQPSFIGSFHWRKQGSKPYASLAIHCLDAMPLLRQSLPSNAGKIFFSATLLPLDYYEQLFSEPNAQINSTAAKSPFPVENRKVAILSYANLTYQNRDFNAKLIAKSLLAYLKQIGGHLLVFAPSYRYAAKLQQALSQIWPSSGYNLISQMAKASLKAKQAFINTLKDTSDKRPLLALAVLQSSYSEGLDLPGASITGIAIISVSYPAKSDLLSLQQAYFAENYRRESNFPSDDNQILMADYYEEAPAMQKANSQLPSDPAYLFTQLYPSFNKIVQACGRLIRTETDKGEIMLFDERFTRAEYQPLLKAAFSEYCILPDLNSYVDWLKKLKKHK
- a CDS encoding flavodoxin domain-containing protein gives rise to the protein MKVSVAYYSETGNTQELADMLTAALQTEGAEVYETAVSDVDSSEFLDSDLLVFATPATGTEEIDQIEMQAFIDDIASQLSGRKVFLCGTFGWGDGEYMQAWQEAMADLGCQFAHEPFTCLESPDDEAEDKLAEIAKELFRSI
- a CDS encoding ABC transporter ATP-binding protein, with the translated sequence MKEVIASLEHVCKYYGQKNNIVRALDDVSLELYKSEFTAIVGASGSGKSTLLHCLVGLDNITSGKIVVAGKALVGMNDSSLTKFRREHVGFVFQAFNLLPSLNVEENILLPLLLAHRKFDKVKVKEVAELLGLEERLKHLPSELSGGQQQRVALARALIMQNDILVCDEPTGNLDTKSSSEVMHLLRSAVDELKQTVIVVTHDRKIAAMADRVIAISDGKVYRDFEYPEQAELAEVI
- a CDS encoding FtsX-like permease family protein, coding for MNFLVRSYLQKHRQQYLAASLAILISSMFMAAAACFGNALIYALSFEQHIMSEGSDLILANQSFERFKDAELNIENAAYYRELSKSILTDKTIEAAKRDMLGQYFRELADYFQAEDSEKKNIKAPNMPENEDKALDKYFSDNYLFKQQQKAILKAVSNIKTISPYYYSKYCLITAGKYKMHASFNYILEQADFYRPTLLAGTYPKQASDVILTTDSMKELKAELGDKVSVKVSDKELECTIVGVVAQDFYHRTPKAPKFYVAPSFAIDKSQNVQAYRILLKDKQAESQTLSELKQYVEKHCLLPSGWTLLNKATYLKYRLESGNSFKLGLHLSIAIFPILTLLVCFTIVSSTFTVILARRRREQGLLRCIGATSKQLVRYSLLECLIVGFLSSSLGVLLAYILTFGLSVKFNVLASYAVAWQVLGPWPAILTVLAVTLITVLAGLRPSVESSKISPISALQGLNYEKRKHTLRLIIRLLFGIICLIAASACFGLAFYLHLHEKTDAVNAAYAMPALVLGATLYLATILALGKFFLAKIAAICLKPWQKASIVVRMSINNLLRNKERNSATMSTLVLGVIMILTTLIGAASLEASVYTGVKAKMPIDLAVMADSFADTIETEFSENLSNLPGVEKVVKWPAFKAPTSIQIEGETKDLMEEIDKKSAYILARPYELADINLANLYALKEDEILLPKYSELNQHGKVNLAGKTLCLNYGDQHYKLKAKVIIDADRQVSLPFATIGIVHPKFAAKLEKSGLSRQIAMLFGQLQTNKVFLQQELVAEIQRLTNRDTMQLAGNVFFLALVTQILQVIKLILVSLITIVAVVSLIGVANTLNLSVLERRHETALLRAIGFTKEQVKRMLLVEGLSLGIVSLVLGAFIAFAFAIFGLHVLPLGEIVAKESYRIVIPWLECGAFSLFVITLVYIATLIPSKLASRASVIADLASSQE
- a CDS encoding extracellular solute-binding protein gives rise to the protein MKKLFSVLLASSMMLGLVACAPKQETKPAAKETKAEAKKNDKKADETKAEATKVTGQKYSLKLWGSQDDQEFLKERVKAFQEANKDNEYDIQLGVVGEPDAQTKVLEDVDAAADVFAYPNDQMRGLVEAKALYKISRPDDLKQIKEEGTGLEAFTMGENVYGFPFAADNGYFLYYDSRFFSADDVKDLDKMLEKAKAANKKVGMDISNGWYIASFFLANGGKFEVDKDGIQKVNFNDENGVAAGEAIKAFTANEAFMTGTDDEFKAALKDGKLVAFVSGTWNAADVKGILGEGYAATKLPEATIAGQKKQLGSFAGYKGYGVNAHTKSPVAAMDLARFLTSEESQAKRFEMRQTGPANKKVAASEAVKKDVALAALIAQQPFAVSQNDVLGTYWGPAEAFGTTMEAKDYSKSVKELLDEMVKQIQVKQEAKK